The following proteins are co-located in the Silene latifolia isolate original U9 population chromosome 1, ASM4854445v1, whole genome shotgun sequence genome:
- the LOC141594916 gene encoding diphthamide biosynthesis protein 3-like, whose product MSYDEVEIEDMEWNEEIQAYTYPCPCGDLFQITKDDLRLGEEIARCPSCSLYITVVYNLEDFSAPNSTHFPPSKQQPVAVA is encoded by the coding sequence ATGTCGTACGATGAAGTAGAGATAGAAGACATGGAGTGGAACGAAGAGATACAAGCATACACCTACCCTTGCCCCTGCGGAGACCTCTTCCAAATCACTAAAGACGATCTCCGCCTCGGCGAAGAGATCGCTCGTTGTCCTAGCTGCTCTCTCTACATCACCGTCGTTTACAATCTTGAAGATTTTTCTGCTCCTAATTCTACTCATTTTCCACCGTCTAAGCAACAGCCTGTCGCTGTCGCTTGA